The following proteins are encoded in a genomic region of Hoeflea phototrophica DFL-43:
- a CDS encoding iron-containing alcohol dehydrogenase: protein MSPSANWSYPTAIRFGAGRISELAEACEAAGIKKPLLVTDRGLASLPITTQVLDLLEAAGLGRAIFSEVDPNPNEQNLEAGVKVFKSGGHDGVIAFGGGSGLDLGKLVAFQAGQTRPVWDFEDIGDWWTRANADMIAPIIAVPTTAGTGSEVGRAGVLTNSATHVKKIIFHPKLLPSVTICDPELTVGMPKMITVGTGMDAFAHCLEAYSSPFYHPMSQGIALEGMRLVKENLPLVVADGTNISARADMMSAAAMGAVAFQKGLGAIHALSHPIGAIYNTHHGMTNAVVMPPVLMMNRPAIEDRIARAADYMGISGGFDGFYDFALKLRADLGVPDKLSALGVGRDRIDEMTAMALEDPSAGGNPVTLTTENTKALFEACI, encoded by the coding sequence ATGAGCCCGAGCGCCAATTGGTCTTATCCCACCGCAATCCGTTTTGGCGCAGGGCGCATCTCGGAGCTCGCTGAAGCCTGTGAGGCCGCCGGCATCAAGAAGCCATTGCTGGTCACCGATCGCGGGCTGGCATCCCTGCCGATCACCACACAGGTACTTGATCTGCTCGAGGCTGCCGGTCTTGGCCGCGCCATATTCAGCGAGGTTGACCCCAACCCGAACGAGCAAAACCTTGAGGCCGGCGTGAAGGTCTTCAAAAGTGGCGGCCATGACGGCGTGATCGCCTTTGGCGGCGGCTCAGGGCTTGATCTGGGCAAGCTGGTTGCGTTTCAGGCCGGTCAAACCCGTCCGGTGTGGGATTTTGAGGATATCGGCGACTGGTGGACCCGTGCCAATGCAGACATGATTGCGCCAATCATCGCAGTGCCGACGACAGCCGGCACGGGGTCCGAAGTGGGACGGGCGGGGGTGCTTACCAACTCCGCCACGCATGTCAAAAAGATCATCTTCCATCCAAAGCTTTTGCCATCGGTGACGATCTGCGACCCTGAACTGACTGTCGGCATGCCGAAGATGATCACGGTCGGCACCGGCATGGATGCCTTTGCCCATTGCCTGGAGGCCTATTCATCTCCGTTCTATCATCCGATGAGCCAGGGCATCGCGCTTGAGGGCATGCGGCTGGTCAAGGAGAACCTGCCGCTGGTTGTTGCCGATGGAACGAACATTTCCGCCCGCGCGGACATGATGAGTGCTGCGGCGATGGGCGCGGTTGCGTTCCAGAAGGGGCTTGGCGCCATTCACGCGCTGTCGCATCCGATCGGCGCCATCTACAACACTCATCATGGCATGACCAATGCCGTGGTGATGCCGCCGGTGCTGATGATGAACCGGCCGGCCATCGAAGACCGCATCGCCCGTGCTGCAGACTACATGGGAATCTCCGGCGGGTTTGACGGCTTCTACGACTTCGCTCTCAAGCTGCGTGCCGATCTCGGGGTTCCCGACAAGCTTTCCGCGCTGGGTGTCGGACGTGACCGGATCGACGAGATGACTGCGATGGCGCTGGAGGATCCCAGCGCTGGTGGTAATCCGGTGACTTTGACAACCGAGAACACCAAGGCGCTTTTCGAGGCTTGCATCTAA
- a CDS encoding aldehyde dehydrogenase family protein: MSSLKLISPVDGSVYAERPVMALEAAEAAVARSRKAQKDWARRPLEERIALVRAGVARLNEMQDEVVPELAWMMGRPVRYGGEFGGVNERTHYMAEIAARALAPVEIETSAQFERRIVREAHGVVFVIAPWNYPYMTAINTVAPALIAGNTVVLKHATQTLLVGERMVRAFHEAGVPEDVFINLFLDHQGTEKLISAGSFNFVNFTGSVGGGKAIERAAAGTFTGLGLELGGKDPGYVMEDADLDWAVDVLMDGAMFNAGQCCCGIERLYVARPLYDAFVEKAAAWVASGLKLGNPLDPDTTIGPMANVRFAAEVRAQTSEALAQGARGLIDPALFPADDGGAYLMPQVLVDVTHDMRVMRDESFGPVVGIMPVDSDEEALRLMNDCQFGLTASLWTNDVERAARLGAEIETGTVFMNRADYLDPALCWTGCKATGRGGSLSEIGFHNLTRPKSYHLRKTSA; the protein is encoded by the coding sequence ATGAGCAGTTTGAAACTGATTTCGCCGGTCGACGGTTCGGTCTATGCCGAACGTCCGGTGATGGCGCTTGAAGCGGCCGAAGCGGCAGTTGCGCGCTCGCGCAAGGCGCAGAAGGACTGGGCCCGGCGTCCGCTTGAAGAGCGCATAGCCTTGGTCCGTGCCGGTGTCGCCCGGCTCAATGAAATGCAGGACGAGGTGGTGCCGGAACTGGCCTGGATGATGGGCCGTCCGGTGCGCTATGGCGGCGAGTTTGGTGGCGTCAATGAGCGCACTCACTACATGGCCGAAATTGCCGCGCGGGCGCTGGCCCCGGTCGAGATCGAGACTTCGGCGCAGTTCGAACGCCGGATCGTGCGCGAGGCGCATGGCGTGGTGTTCGTGATTGCGCCGTGGAACTACCCCTACATGACCGCGATCAACACCGTTGCTCCGGCGCTGATTGCCGGAAACACCGTGGTGCTCAAGCATGCGACGCAGACACTGCTGGTGGGTGAGCGGATGGTTCGCGCCTTCCATGAGGCGGGCGTGCCGGAAGATGTGTTCATCAATCTGTTTCTGGACCATCAGGGCACCGAAAAGCTGATTTCGGCGGGAAGCTTCAATTTCGTCAATTTCACGGGCTCTGTCGGTGGCGGCAAGGCCATCGAGCGTGCGGCCGCCGGCACCTTCACCGGATTGGGTCTTGAACTTGGGGGCAAGGATCCGGGTTATGTGATGGAAGACGCCGATCTCGATTGGGCCGTGGATGTCCTGATGGACGGCGCGATGTTCAATGCCGGGCAATGCTGCTGCGGCATTGAGCGGCTCTATGTCGCCCGCCCGCTCTATGATGCCTTTGTCGAAAAGGCCGCGGCCTGGGTCGCCTCCGGCCTTAAGCTTGGCAACCCGCTCGATCCCGACACCACCATCGGCCCGATGGCCAATGTGCGCTTCGCGGCTGAAGTTCGGGCGCAGACATCGGAAGCGTTGGCGCAGGGCGCCCGCGGCCTGATCGATCCGGCGCTGTTCCCGGCCGATGATGGCGGCGCCTATCTGATGCCGCAGGTGCTTGTCGATGTAACCCATGACATGCGGGTGATGCGCGACGAAAGCTTCGGCCCTGTGGTCGGTATCATGCCGGTCGACAGTGACGAGGAAGCGCTGCGCCTGATGAATGATTGCCAGTTCGGACTGACGGCCTCGCTCTGGACCAATGATGTCGAGCGGGCAGCCCGCCTCGGCGCCGAGATTGAAACCGGCACTGTGTTCATGAACCGCGCCGACTATCTCGACCCGGCCCTGTGCTGGACCGGTTGCAAGGCCACCGGCCGTGGCGGCTCGCTGTCGGAAATCGGCTTTCACAATCTCACCCGTCCCAAATCCTACCATCTGAGAAAGACATCTGCATGA
- a CDS encoding glutamine synthetase family protein — translation MAGNLSFDALKSAAGSGDIDTVLVCCVDMQGRIMGKRFHVQNFIDSSHEETHCCNYMLATDLEMATPDGYATTSWQAGYGDYVMKPDLSTMRRVPWLEGTAMVLCDLLDHHTHEPVAQSPRQILKVQIARLKALGYTAMMATELEFFLFEQSFRDLALSGYRELTPISSYNEDYHILQTTKEEGIMRPVRNHLFAAGIPVENTKGEAETGQEELNIRYAEALDCADHHTIAKHAVKEIAWANGRAVTFLPKWNPKKVGSSSHVHMSLWSGSTPAFRDENGEYGMSTLMRHFLAGLIEYASEYTCFLAPYVNSYKRFMKGSFAPTRTVWSVDNRTAGFRLCGEGTKAVRVECRIGGSDMNPYLAQAALLAAGIKGIEDKLELAPPTGGDIYEHADAKHIPSTLRAATETLRGSKMLREAMGDAVVDHYVRCAEWEQEEFDKAVTDWEIARGFERA, via the coding sequence ATGGCTGGAAACCTCTCCTTTGACGCGCTGAAATCCGCCGCGGGCTCCGGCGACATCGATACCGTGCTGGTGTGCTGCGTGGATATGCAGGGCCGCATCATGGGCAAGCGTTTCCACGTTCAGAACTTCATCGATTCAAGCCATGAGGAAACTCATTGCTGCAACTACATGCTTGCCACCGACCTCGAAATGGCGACCCCGGACGGCTACGCGACGACCAGCTGGCAGGCGGGTTACGGCGATTATGTGATGAAGCCCGACCTCTCCACCATGCGGCGCGTGCCCTGGCTCGAGGGAACCGCAATGGTGCTGTGCGATCTCCTCGACCACCATACCCATGAGCCGGTTGCGCAGTCGCCACGGCAGATCCTGAAGGTCCAGATCGCGCGGCTCAAGGCGCTTGGATATACGGCGATGATGGCGACCGAACTGGAGTTCTTCCTGTTCGAGCAGAGTTTCCGTGATCTCGCCCTTTCGGGGTATCGCGAATTGACGCCGATCAGCTCCTACAATGAGGACTACCATATCCTGCAGACAACCAAGGAGGAGGGCATCATGCGCCCGGTGCGCAACCATCTCTTCGCGGCCGGGATCCCGGTGGAAAACACCAAGGGTGAGGCCGAGACCGGGCAGGAAGAGCTCAACATCCGTTATGCTGAAGCGCTTGATTGCGCTGACCATCACACAATTGCCAAGCATGCGGTCAAGGAAATCGCCTGGGCCAATGGCCGCGCTGTAACCTTCCTGCCAAAATGGAATCCCAAGAAGGTTGGCTCGTCGTCGCATGTGCACATGTCGCTGTGGAGCGGCTCCACCCCGGCTTTCCGGGATGAGAACGGCGAGTACGGCATGTCGACGCTGATGCGCCATTTCCTGGCGGGACTGATCGAATACGCGTCCGAATATACCTGTTTCCTGGCTCCCTATGTGAACAGCTACAAGCGCTTTATGAAGGGCAGTTTTGCGCCGACGCGGACGGTCTGGTCTGTCGACAACCGCACAGCAGGTTTCCGTCTTTGTGGTGAGGGCACCAAGGCCGTTCGCGTCGAGTGCCGCATTGGTGGTTCCGACATGAACCCATATCTCGCGCAGGCAGCGCTGCTGGCTGCTGGCATCAAGGGCATCGAGGACAAGCTGGAGCTGGCGCCGCCGACCGGTGGCGACATCTATGAACATGCGGATGCCAAGCACATTCCCTCCACGCTCAGGGCTGCGACGGAAACCCTGCGCGGCTCGAAGATGCTGCGGGAAGCCATGGGCGACGCGGTGGTTGATCATTATGTGCGCTGCGCCGAATGGGAGCAGGAAGAATTCGACAAGGCGGTGACCGATTGGGAAATCGCCCGTGGTTTCGAGCGGGCCTGA
- a CDS encoding TRAP transporter substrate-binding protein, which yields MSIIKRRQFLTKAGVAAGAAAGTALAAPPAIAQEPIRWRMQTYAGATLGQFVTQPFVDAFNKAANGEMVIELFFADQIVPTGELFRAMQAGTIDAVHSDDDSMASPVEVGLFGGYFPFATRSILDVPVLFQQYGLADIWREAYSGTGVVWLSAAGQDPCNFNTKKEITSVADLDGLRLYTFPTAGRFLTQFGVVPVSIPYEDAEVAVQTGELDGMSWSGITEDYTVGWADVTDYFLTNNISGAWIGSWFANEEKWNALPEHLKQLYISCMEATHTFRNQWYWGGEAKLRATGDKLELRSVPASDWKQVEDAAKVFWEEIAAESETKAKVISIFKEYNSVINAAGFPYGES from the coding sequence ATGAGCATTATCAAAAGGCGTCAATTTCTCACCAAGGCCGGCGTTGCAGCCGGCGCTGCAGCCGGAACCGCCCTCGCTGCTCCGCCTGCGATTGCCCAGGAGCCGATCCGCTGGCGCATGCAAACCTATGCCGGCGCGACGCTTGGCCAGTTTGTGACACAGCCCTTCGTCGATGCCTTCAACAAGGCCGCCAATGGCGAGATGGTGATCGAACTGTTCTTTGCCGACCAGATCGTTCCAACCGGCGAGTTGTTCCGCGCAATGCAGGCAGGCACCATCGATGCGGTGCATTCGGACGATGATTCGATGGCGTCGCCGGTGGAAGTGGGTCTGTTTGGCGGTTACTTCCCGTTCGCCACCCGCTCGATCCTTGATGTGCCGGTGCTGTTCCAGCAGTACGGGCTGGCTGACATCTGGCGCGAAGCCTATTCCGGGACGGGCGTGGTCTGGCTTTCGGCTGCCGGCCAGGATCCGTGCAACTTCAACACCAAGAAGGAAATCACCAGTGTGGCCGATCTCGACGGCCTGCGGCTCTACACCTTCCCGACCGCTGGCCGCTTCCTGACCCAGTTCGGCGTGGTGCCGGTGTCGATCCCTTACGAGGATGCCGAAGTTGCGGTGCAGACCGGCGAACTCGACGGCATGTCCTGGTCCGGGATCACCGAGGACTACACCGTCGGCTGGGCCGATGTGACCGACTACTTCCTGACCAACAACATCTCCGGCGCCTGGATCGGCTCCTGGTTTGCCAATGAGGAAAAGTGGAACGCGCTGCCGGAGCATCTCAAGCAGCTCTACATCTCCTGCATGGAAGCAACCCACACGTTCCGCAACCAGTGGTACTGGGGCGGCGAAGCCAAGCTGCGCGCCACCGGCGACAAGCTGGAGCTGCGTTCGGTTCCGGCCTCCGACTGGAAGCAGGTCGAGGACGCCGCCAAGGTGTTCTGGGAGGAGATTGCCGCGGAAAGCGAAACCAAGGCAAAGGTCATCTCGATCTTCAAGGAATACAACAGCGTCATCAATGCCGCGGGTTTCCCGTACGGCGAAAGCTGA
- a CDS encoding TRAP transporter large permease, protein MSYELIALFMFAAMMALLLTGQRVFGVIGAVAVIAALPLWGTGGVEIAFAQSIKLMKWYPLLTLPMFIFMGYMLSESRIADDLYRMFHVWFGPVPGGLAIGTILLMVVISAMNGLSVAGMAIGATIALPELLRRGYDKVMITGVVQGGSSLGILIPPSVVLVLYGMIARQPVSQLWLAGVFPGLLMATLFILYIAVRCKLQPHLGPPLSKEERDAITWKERIVLMKAGFLPFMIFFLMNGLFLMGVTSLVESSAVGALASMAAAFIKGRLSREVMENVLRKTLGISCMFMWIILAALCFGAVFDGLGAVRAIENFFLGQLGLEPWQILILMQLSFLLMGTFLDDTAMLVIVAPLYVPLVKVLGFDLVWYGILYTITCQIAYMTPPFGYNLFLMRAMAPPEIKLRHIYASVIPFVAIMLLTLVIVMLYPDLALWLPEQFRGKLRG, encoded by the coding sequence TTGAGTTACGAACTGATTGCCCTTTTCATGTTTGCCGCAATGATGGCGCTGCTTTTGACCGGGCAGCGGGTGTTCGGCGTCATTGGCGCTGTCGCGGTGATCGCGGCGTTGCCCCTGTGGGGCACCGGCGGAGTTGAAATCGCCTTTGCACAGTCGATCAAGCTGATGAAATGGTATCCGCTGCTGACGCTGCCGATGTTCATCTTCATGGGCTATATGCTGTCGGAAAGCCGGATTGCCGACGACCTTTACCGGATGTTTCATGTCTGGTTCGGGCCTGTACCCGGAGGGCTGGCGATTGGCACGATCCTGCTGATGGTGGTGATTTCGGCGATGAATGGCCTGTCGGTGGCGGGCATGGCGATCGGGGCGACAATCGCGCTGCCGGAACTGCTCAGGCGCGGCTACGACAAGGTGATGATAACCGGGGTGGTGCAGGGCGGCTCGAGTCTGGGCATCCTGATTCCGCCATCGGTGGTGCTGGTGCTCTACGGCATGATCGCACGCCAGCCGGTCAGCCAGCTGTGGCTTGCCGGCGTGTTCCCGGGCCTGCTGATGGCCACGCTGTTCATTCTCTACATCGCCGTGCGCTGCAAGTTGCAACCGCATCTTGGGCCGCCGCTCTCGAAGGAAGAGCGTGATGCAATAACCTGGAAAGAACGCATTGTTCTGATGAAGGCGGGCTTCCTGCCATTCATGATCTTCTTCCTGATGAACGGGCTGTTCCTGATGGGTGTCACCAGTCTGGTGGAAAGCTCCGCCGTGGGTGCGCTGGCCTCAATGGCCGCAGCCTTCATCAAAGGCCGGCTGTCGCGCGAGGTGATGGAGAACGTGCTGCGCAAGACACTGGGCATTTCCTGCATGTTCATGTGGATCATTCTCGCGGCACTGTGTTTCGGTGCCGTGTTCGATGGCCTTGGCGCGGTGCGGGCGATCGAGAATTTCTTCCTCGGTCAGCTGGGGCTTGAACCCTGGCAGATCCTGATCCTGATGCAGCTGAGTTTCCTGCTGATGGGCACCTTTCTTGATGATACGGCGATGCTGGTGATTGTCGCGCCGCTCTATGTGCCTCTGGTCAAGGTGCTTGGCTTTGATCTGGTCTGGTACGGCATTCTCTACACGATCACCTGCCAGATCGCCTATATGACGCCTCCGTTTGGGTACAATCTGTTCCTGATGCGCGCCATGGCGCCACCCGAAATCAAGCTGCGTCACATCTATGCATCCGTCATTCCCTTCGTCGCGATCATGTTGCTCACACTTGTGATCGTGATGCTCTACCCGGATCTGGCGCTTTGGTTGCCAGAGCAGTTCCGGGGCAAACTTCGAGGCTGA
- a CDS encoding TRAP transporter small permease subunit, with translation MKFVEAYIRAIDAFNRKVGRFAMYLIFGLMGVLLWSTLTKFAGSPALWTLEFAQFVMVGYYLLGGPYSMQMGDHVRMDLVYSMWSPRRKAAIDAVTVLFLLFYLCVLLYGGISSTTYAIEYGERAHSVWRPYMWPVKLVAAIGVFLMLLQTLAEFFRDILYLRGVSVNHASEAGL, from the coding sequence ATGAAGTTTGTTGAAGCCTATATCCGCGCAATTGACGCCTTCAACCGCAAGGTTGGACGATTTGCGATGTATCTGATCTTCGGACTGATGGGTGTTCTGTTATGGTCCACTTTGACCAAGTTTGCAGGCTCTCCCGCATTGTGGACGCTTGAGTTCGCGCAGTTCGTGATGGTCGGCTACTATCTGCTTGGCGGTCCCTATTCGATGCAGATGGGCGATCACGTGCGCATGGACCTCGTTTATTCGATGTGGTCCCCGCGCCGGAAGGCGGCGATCGATGCCGTGACAGTGCTGTTCCTGCTCTTCTATCTCTGTGTGCTGCTCTATGGCGGCATTTCGAGCACGACCTACGCCATCGAATATGGCGAACGGGCGCATTCGGTGTGGCGGCCTTACATGTGGCCGGTCAAGCTGGTCGCGGCAATCGGTGTCTTCCTGATGCTGCTGCAGACCCTCGCCGAATTCTTCCGCGATATCCTTTATCTGCGCGGTGTCAGCGTCAATCATGCCAGCGAGGCAGGCCTTTGA
- a CDS encoding N-formylglutamate amidohydrolase, translating to MQDEKLIDASEGPVFTVSRADGVSDIVLVCEHAANTMPQALGTLGLDAQALESHIAWDIGAAGVAERLSEALDAALVMQRFSRLAYDCNRPPEAADAYPEKSEVFAVPGNCGLSAEAKTRRAQALYHPFHDAVADLMDSRHEAGRAITLVTVHSFTPVYLGALRDGALGILHDDDPRLADAMLEAASAAGLEGVRRNYPYGPQDGVTHTLKKHGLTRQIANVMLEIRNDLISDAAGQAEWAKQIAGLLQTALADLNTHRGQLHV from the coding sequence GTGCAGGACGAGAAGCTGATCGACGCATCGGAGGGGCCGGTTTTTACCGTGAGCCGTGCTGATGGCGTCAGCGATATCGTTCTGGTTTGCGAGCATGCTGCGAACACAATGCCTCAGGCGCTTGGAACGCTTGGGCTTGATGCCCAGGCGCTTGAGAGCCACATCGCCTGGGACATCGGGGCCGCAGGCGTTGCGGAGCGGCTGTCGGAAGCGCTTGATGCGGCGCTGGTAATGCAGCGGTTCTCGCGTTTGGCCTATGATTGCAATCGCCCTCCCGAGGCTGCCGACGCATATCCCGAAAAAAGCGAAGTCTTTGCTGTGCCGGGAAACTGCGGCCTCAGTGCCGAGGCCAAAACCCGACGTGCCCAAGCGCTGTATCATCCGTTTCATGACGCCGTTGCTGACCTGATGGACAGTCGGCACGAAGCCGGACGCGCAATCACTCTGGTGACGGTGCATTCGTTCACGCCGGTCTACTTGGGTGCCCTCCGCGATGGTGCGCTAGGGATTCTGCATGATGATGATCCGCGGCTGGCTGATGCGATGCTCGAGGCAGCTTCCGCCGCCGGGCTTGAAGGCGTGCGCCGGAATTACCCCTATGGTCCGCAGGACGGGGTGACACACACGCTCAAGAAGCACGGATTGACCCGGCAAATTGCCAACGTCATGCTGGAAATCCGCAATGATCTGATATCCGATGCCGCCGGACAGGCCGAATGGGCCAAGCAAATTGCCGGGCTGTTGCAGACCGCATTGGCTGACCTCAATACACACAGGGGGCAACTGCATGTGTGA
- a CDS encoding MurR/RpiR family transcriptional regulator, with the protein MAIREQVQAELGNLPGAEKKIAHAFLANYPSIGLSTIAELAALAGASAPTVLRFVARLGFESYPDFQRRLRADVQAQLMSPLERARSSGPTTDNPALKASFANIAGNLEATLKAVPESEFETACELLSDSRSACCFVGGRFTDAVAGYMAAHLRIIRPGVRHFGGQTSTWRDQLLDIRPGDVAVLFDIRRYQSDLVRLGELLAERKARIILITDPWLSPIARSARVVLPCVVDADRTWDSSVTLLALAEAMIDRVSRAQAATAGTRMQTLEDIHWNRTPGL; encoded by the coding sequence ATGGCCATTCGCGAACAGGTCCAGGCCGAGCTGGGCAACCTGCCGGGAGCGGAAAAGAAGATCGCTCACGCCTTTCTCGCCAACTACCCGAGCATAGGGCTGTCCACCATCGCCGAGCTCGCAGCCCTTGCCGGCGCCAGCGCCCCGACGGTGTTGCGCTTTGTGGCGCGGCTCGGCTTTGAGTCCTATCCCGATTTCCAGCGGCGACTGCGTGCAGATGTTCAGGCGCAATTGATGTCGCCGCTTGAGCGGGCTCGCAGTTCCGGCCCAACCACCGACAACCCGGCACTCAAAGCCAGCTTCGCCAACATTGCCGGCAATCTCGAGGCCACCTTGAAGGCGGTGCCTGAAAGCGAATTCGAAACAGCTTGTGAGTTGCTTTCCGATTCCAGATCAGCCTGTTGCTTTGTCGGAGGGCGCTTCACCGATGCCGTTGCCGGTTACATGGCCGCCCATCTCAGGATCATCCGCCCGGGCGTGAGGCATTTCGGCGGTCAGACCTCGACCTGGCGCGATCAATTGCTCGACATCCGGCCCGGCGATGTCGCAGTCCTGTTTGACATCCGTCGCTACCAGTCAGATCTCGTTCGCCTCGGCGAATTGCTGGCCGAGCGCAAGGCACGCATCATTCTCATCACAGACCCCTGGCTGTCGCCGATTGCCCGGTCTGCCCGCGTGGTACTGCCCTGTGTCGTCGACGCTGACCGCACCTGGGATTCGAGCGTCACTCTGCTTGCCCTCGCCGAAGCCATGATCGATCGGGTGTCGCGCGCTCAGGCAGCCACCGCCGGCACCCGCATGCAAACCCTCGAAGACATCCACTGGAACAGAACGCCAGGGCTGTGA
- a CDS encoding ArsR/SmtB family transcription factor encodes MNQQQALEAFSALSQETRLAVFRLLVTAGPDGLASGEIGEQLGVRQNTMSTNLGILLKAGLVNRVRDGRSVRYLANHDGISGLLGFLLEDCCGGQPDLCRPLIRQLSCN; translated from the coding sequence ATGAACCAGCAGCAAGCCTTGGAGGCCTTCTCAGCACTCAGCCAGGAAACGCGGCTCGCCGTGTTTCGGCTTCTTGTCACCGCCGGACCGGATGGCCTGGCGTCAGGCGAGATTGGCGAACAGCTGGGCGTGCGCCAGAACACCATGTCGACCAATCTCGGAATCCTGCTCAAGGCCGGGTTGGTCAACCGCGTGCGCGATGGCCGCAGTGTACGCTATCTCGCCAATCACGATGGCATCAGCGGTCTTCTCGGATTCCTGCTCGAAGATTGCTGCGGCGGTCAACCGGACCTGTGCCGCCCGCTGATCCGCCAGCTCTCCTGCAACTGA
- a CDS encoding DUF2189 domain-containing protein translates to MNNSTGMAGEEPVGAPPIRAISFDDVKASLGAGWSDFRARPGFGLFFGGIYMLGGLVILAFLTRIGSPWMIIPLAIGFPLLGPFVAVGLYEVSRRLAAGEPVTRKGVLAEVFHQRERQLGWMAFVVMFIFWIWVYQVRLLLALFLGFKSFSSWDAFVQVVLSTPEGWGFLAVGTVVGAFLASVLFSTTVIALPMLAEREVDFITAMITSVSTVVKNPVPMLGFGFIVGLITLLALLPLFAGLLIALPVLGHATWHLYKRATAPA, encoded by the coding sequence ATGAACAACAGCACTGGAATGGCCGGAGAGGAACCGGTTGGCGCCCCACCGATTCGGGCAATTTCGTTTGATGACGTTAAAGCCAGCCTTGGCGCGGGATGGTCGGATTTCCGGGCGCGTCCCGGATTCGGGCTGTTTTTTGGTGGCATCTACATGCTGGGCGGACTTGTCATTCTGGCGTTTCTAACGCGTATCGGATCGCCCTGGATGATCATTCCGCTGGCAATCGGCTTCCCATTGCTCGGCCCCTTCGTGGCGGTCGGGTTGTATGAAGTCAGCCGCCGGCTTGCTGCTGGTGAGCCGGTGACGCGCAAGGGCGTGTTGGCCGAGGTGTTCCATCAGCGGGAGCGGCAGCTTGGCTGGATGGCCTTTGTTGTGATGTTCATCTTCTGGATCTGGGTCTATCAGGTCCGGCTGCTTCTGGCGCTGTTTCTGGGCTTCAAGTCGTTCTCGAGCTGGGACGCGTTCGTGCAGGTGGTTCTTTCAACGCCAGAAGGTTGGGGCTTTCTGGCTGTTGGAACAGTCGTTGGGGCGTTCCTGGCATCGGTGCTGTTTTCCACCACGGTGATCGCGCTGCCGATGCTTGCCGAACGCGAAGTCGATTTTATCACCGCGATGATCACCAGTGTTTCTACTGTGGTGAAGAATCCGGTGCCGATGCTTGGCTTTGGCTTTATCGTCGGTTTGATCACATTGCTGGCGTTGCTGCCGCTGTTCGCCGGGCTGCTGATTGCGCTGCCGGTGCTGGGGCATGCGACCTGGCATCTTTACAAACGGGCGACGGCGCCCGCCTGA
- a CDS encoding PAS domain-containing protein, producing the protein MTDSRETLHDVLAAFKQAEADLACAIDAGETEQIHRAELRLSQVHFAVCHYPSQTPAELSAQLRFLLDRLINQTGASHESVEYRELCDMLTNRLERQIGTPWERAAGRGEVASQPTYLDPLESLSVSDLVSQATDRVSIIGTDYRYLRTSMGNVDFYKRTQQDLTGRHVGETIGAMRFEKRARARLDACFNGSLQDYSHTLEINGQIRIMNCRMSPVRDRHNALIGARVLMSDVTSLYQGETPLTPCAKMANDLSVGILKRA; encoded by the coding sequence ATGACTGACAGCAGAGAAACACTGCACGACGTTCTTGCGGCGTTCAAGCAGGCAGAAGCAGATTTGGCCTGCGCAATTGATGCGGGGGAAACAGAGCAGATCCACCGCGCAGAGCTTCGTCTCTCGCAGGTGCACTTTGCGGTGTGCCATTATCCAAGTCAGACCCCGGCAGAGTTGAGCGCACAACTGCGCTTCTTGCTGGATCGCCTGATCAACCAGACCGGGGCGAGCCATGAAAGTGTGGAGTACCGCGAGCTCTGCGACATGCTTACCAACCGGCTCGAGAGACAGATAGGAACGCCCTGGGAGCGCGCGGCAGGCCGCGGTGAGGTGGCATCGCAACCAACCTACCTTGATCCGCTGGAAAGCCTGTCGGTGTCGGACCTGGTTTCGCAGGCAACGGACCGTGTCTCCATCATCGGCACAGATTACCGCTATCTTCGCACCAGCATGGGCAATGTCGATTTCTATAAGAGAACCCAGCAAGACCTTACGGGCAGGCACGTGGGCGAGACGATCGGCGCGATGCGGTTTGAAAAGAGGGCCCGTGCACGTTTGGACGCCTGCTTCAACGGCAGCCTGCAGGACTACAGCCACACTTTGGAAATCAATGGACAAATCCGGATCATGAATTGCCGCATGTCACCGGTCCGCGATCGCCATAACGCCCTTATTGGAGCGCGCGTGCTCATGAGTGATGTCACCTCTCTTTATCAAGGTGAAACGCCGTTGACCCCTTGCGCGAAAATGGCAAACGATCTCAGCGTTGGTATCCTGAAGAGAGCCTGA